DNA sequence from the Candidatus Kaistella beijingensis genome:
TAAAAAGAAAGTTTTCCTTCTGAATATCAATATCTTGTTGTTGATTGTCAATCAAAGCGAGTTCATTGCTTTTGGTGTAAAATCCTGAAATCGGAATATTTAGTTTGATGCCGCCAATAAAGAAAGTATCAAATTCATTTTTCAACATATTCAATCCCGGTTTTCCGTAACCTGCTTGTAAAAATGCGCCAAGTTTTGGAAGGTTTTTACTTTTAATTAAAGACTTTTGAGATTCTGAAAGTTGTTTCTGCAAATCAAATAGTTTCAGTTCAGGACGGTTATTTTCGTTCGTTAATAAAAGTTTTTCAGGTTTTTCAAGTTGAGTATCTTCATCCAAATTTTTATTGGTGAAAAAAGAAAGCATTTTAATGAAATTACTTTTCAGCGATTTTAATTCAATTTGCTGCTGCTCGATATTGATGAGTTGTGCCTTCAAAACATCTACGTTGCTCCGAAGAATAGTACCGTATTTCAGTTGTGCTTCTGCTTTTTTCAACCCGTTTTGAAGGTCGCTTTTCGACAAATCCAACTGGTTGATTTGTTCATCCGTTTGGATGATTCCGAAGAAAAGCTGATTGATTCGGTCTTTTAATTTTTCGAGTTCTACCTCGTTTTTCTGAATTTCGGTTTGGGACTGGAGTTCCGCTATTTTCTTTTGGTTGGAAATCATTCCGCCATCAAAAATAGTTTGATTTACGTCTGCAAAAAATTTGTATTGGTCTTTGCTTAAAGGTTCTACGGTTGCATTGGGAAGTTTAATCGGTAACTGTGTTACATCCGATTGATAAGTTGCCTGTCCCAAAATGTTGATTTGTGGCAACCAAGCTTTCGATGCGTTTTCGACGGTGTAATCTTTTGATTTTGCAAGTAAATCGTTTCGTTTAATCAACGGATAATTTCCCCTTGCCAATTGATAACATTGTTGTAAAGTCAATGTCTGTGCATTCATCGAGAAACAGTACAGCAGAAATAAATATTTAAATTTCTTCATTTGTTCTTTAATTTTATCTTCGGAACTCCTAACTATTTAAAATCAATTTAATCCATTGCGGGACAAGCGTTTTTCTTTCTTCCACAAATTTTTGAAATTCATCATCATTCATGATGTGAAAGTTTTGAAAAACAGGTCTCGCCAAAAAAGGAAAAACAGTCATTCCCAAAAAATTTAGCAGAAAATGAAACGGGTTGAGTCCAGGATTTTTTTCTTTAATCTGTTGAATGATGACCGAATTCATCAATATTTTTTCAACGGGAAGAATCGATTTGATGTCGGAATTTTTCTTTTGAATTTCGCTGATGACAAACAGGGGAAGGTTTGGGTTTTTAGATAAAATTTCAAAATACTTTTCGCTCGCCAAATCTATTTTTTCCTCAATCGTCGTTTTTTCATTGCTGATAATTGGTATTATTTTTCCGAAAAGGAGCACAATTTTTACCTTCATCACCTGGTCGAAAAGTTTTTCTTTGCTGCGGAAATAGTAATTCAGCAGCGCCAGGTTAATTCCTGCTTCATCTGCAATATCGCGTGTTCTTGCTCCTGCAAACCCTTTTTCGGTAAAGACTTTCGAAGCGGCAAGTAGGATTTTGTCTTCAGTAGAAATTTCGTTTTCAGACATTTTGTAATCTTTTAACGAAGCAAATTTACAATTAAAATTTTGATTTAAACAAATTATTTAATTAAATGATTAAAAATTTTTTCCAAAAAAACACAGCTAAAGAACTGTGTTTTAAAATAGAAATTTGATTAATTTTAATTATCGTGACCGTACATTTTGTTGTAAAGCTTGATGTATCTTTCCTTTACCGCTTTTCTTTTCAGTTTCAAAGTCGGGGTAAGCTGGCCAAGTTCGATGGACCATACTTCAGGTGTAAGTTCAAACTTTTTGATTTGCTCCCAACTTCCTAATTTGGTGTTCAAATAATCGATTTCTTTTCCGATTCTTTCCTTTAATTCAGTGCTTTTTACTATTTCTTCAGGTGTTTTGCCAATATTGTAGCCTTTTCGTTCTGCCCAATGTTGCACAAAATTAAAGTCAGGTTGAATGAATGCACACGGCATTTTTTCGCCGTCTCCAACAACCATAATTTGTTCGATAAATTTAGAGGCTTTTGCTTGGTTTTCAATTACTTGAGGTGCGATATATTTTCCACCGGAAGTTTTGAACATTTCTTTTTTACGGTCGGTGATGTGTAGATAACCTTCTTCATCGATATGGCCAATATCTCCGGTTTTGAAATAACCTTCTTCGGTGAAAACCTCTTTCGTCATTTCTTCATTCTTAAAATATCCTTTAAAAACGGAAGGTCCTTTTACAGTTATCTCGCCATCTTCCTGAATTTTTACATCCAAATTTTCTAAAACATGACCCACGGTTCCAATTTTAATCTTCCCGAAACTGTTCACCGAAATTACAGGCGAAGTTTCTGTTAAACCGTAACCTTCAAGAATCGGAATTCCCGCATTTTGGAACATTTTGTTTAAACGTGGAGCCAAAGCGGCAGAACCAGAAACCAAAGTGATAATATTTCCACCTAAACCTTCTCTCCATTTTGAAAAAACCAATTTATCTGCAATCATTTCTTTCAATCCGGATGGTTTTCCGATGCTGTTTTTTGCTTTGTTCACCCCTAAAGCCCAAAGGAAAATTCTAGATTTCAAGCCACCTGCAGAAGTTCCTTTGTCATAAATTTTATCATAAACTTTTTCGATAAGTCTTGGAACAACGGACATGATGTGTGGTTGAACTTCCTTAATGTTATCACCCATTTTTTCGATGCTTTCGGCAAAGTAAACCGTGTATCCGTTATATTGATAAAGATAAAAAAGCATTCTTTCGAAAATGTGGCAGATCGGCAAGAAACTCAATACTTTAATGTCCTTGTAGTCCATACCTTTCACTCTTGGAATTCGTGGATCTGAAGCAAGAACGTTTGCTACAATATTTTGGTGAGTAAGCATCACCCCTTTTGGTTTTCCGGTGGTTCCGGAAGTATAAATAATGGTCGCCAAATCTTCCGAATTAATGCTTTTCGAAAGATCATCCACTTCAACTTGGGTGGCTTCATCTTCGCCTAAATCAATAATTTCTTTCCAGTTAGCAGCGCCATCAACTTGGTCAAAAGTGAAAATTCCCTGTAAAGAAGTTACATTTCCTTTAATTTTCAAAACTCTGTCGAGCAGTTCTAGGTCTGAAACAAAACAATATTTTACTTCGGCATTATTAAAGATGAAATCATAATCTTCAGGTGAAATTGTGGGATAAACAGGAACGGAAACTGCGCCAATCTGCGAAATTCCCAAATCCATTACTGCCCATTCTGTGCGGGTTGCAGTGGTGATTAAAGCAATTTTATCGCCTGGTTTGATGCCTAGTTTCAGCAACCCGCGCGAAACTTTATTTCCTAGATTAATGTACTCCTTTGTGGAGGTTTTTTGCCAATTCCCATGGTATTTGGTGACGAACATGTCATCTTGTGGATATTTTTCCAGCGCGTTATGTGCGAAATCGAATAGTCTTTTTATGCTCATTTCAATGTTTATTTTGGTTGTTGAATCTGCTTCGACTTTAAATTTTAAGGCCTTAAATGTAAAACTATTAATTTTATTTCATCCGACAAAAACTATTTTGCGCATAAAGCGTATTTAAATTTTTTAATTTTTAGAAAAATTGTAAATTTACCCTCAAACATTTAATATACTTTATGGACTTTAATTTATCGGAGGAGCAGTTGATGATTCAGCAAGCAGCAAGGGATTTTGCACAAACTGAACTTTTGCCCGGCGTGATCGAAAGAGACAATGAACAGAAATTTCCTTACGAACAGGTAAAGAAAATGGGAGAACTCGGTTTCCTTGGAATGATGGTTGATCCAAAATATGGCGGCGCCGGAATGGATAGCGTTTCCTACGTTCTTGCCATGGAAGAAATTGCAAAAGTGGATGCGTCTGCTGCGGTTGTAATGTCGGTGAACAATTCGTTGGTTTGCGCAGGTTTGGAAAAATTTTGCAACGAAGAACAGAAGATGAAATATCTGTATCCATTAGCAAGTGGAGAAGTTATTGGTGCATTTGCGCTTTCTGAACCAGAAGCAGGATCGGATGCAACTTCACAAAAAACTACTGCCGAAGACAAAGGTGATTACTACCTTCTGAACGGAATTAAAAACTGGATCACCAACGGTGGAAACGCAACGTATTATATCGTTATTGCTCAAACCGACCCAGAAAAAAAACATAAAGGAATTAACGCATTCATCGTAGAAAAAGGTTGGGAAGGTTTTGAAATCGGACCAAAAGAAGATAAACTGGGAATCAGAGGTAGCGACACCCATTCCTTGATTTTTAACAACGTAAAAGTTCCTAAGGAGAATAGAATTGGTGAAGACGGCTTCGGTTTCAATTTCGCGATGGCGGTTTTAAATGGAGGACGAATCGGGATTGCTTCCCAAGCTTTAGGAATTGCTTCCGGAGCTTATGAATTGGCATTGAAGTACGCAAAAACCAGAAAGGCGTTCCGTACAGAAATTATCAATCACCAAGCAATCGCCTTCAAACTTGCCGATATGGCGACCCAAATTACGGCAGCGAGAATGCTGTGCTACAAAGCTGCAGTAGAAAAAGATGAAGGCAAAGATATTTCTGAAAGTGGGGCGATGGCAAAACTATATTCGTCACAAGTCGCGATGGATACTACGATTGAGGCTGTTCAGATTCACGGTGGTTATGGTTATGTGAAAGAGTATCATGTAGAAAGAATGATGCGTGATGCAAAAATTACCCAGATTTACGAGGGAACTTCCGAAATTCAGAAAATTGTAATTTCAAGGTCTATTGCGAAATAATCATCTAACAAAAAACGGATAATATCATGAAATACATTTGGATCACTTTAGTTGCCGTATTGCTTCTTTTAGGAGGATTTGTTTGGTACAAATATTTTTTCGTTTTCGGTGAAGGAGTGAAATCCGGTGTTTTAAATTATGCCGTGAAAAAAGGAAATATTTTTAAAACGTATGAAGGGAAACTCATCCAGGAAGGTTTTGGTCGGGGGAAAACCGGGGCTTTAACCAGCTATGAGTTCGAATTTTCCATTGAAGATGAAGTGGTATTTAAGCAACTCGAAATGAACAGCGGGAAAACTTTCGACCTTCATTACAAAGAATATCATGGCGTTCTACCATGGCGCGGAAACACTACTTATCTCGTTGATAAAGTAATCAACATGAAATAAAAAAAATCCTTTCTGATTTGCTTTCAGAAAGGATTTTTAAATTTAAACCGCCTTATTTTGTAAAATTTAAAGGGTACTTCACGTTCTTGTAAGAATCGATACTCGCTTTTAAAGAACCGACCGCTAATTGTGCCTGAATTAAAAGCGGGACATAATTTCGGTCGTTACTTACCCACAAAGTCACTCCTTCTTTGTCTTTAAAAACCCGTCCGCTGATTACTTGAGGTACGATTTTCAGCGCATTTATCTTCCCAAATTTGGTACTGATGTTTTCACTCCCTACAACCCGCAGTTGGAACGGAAACATTTCGTCGTCAATCCAAACATTTAATTTTTTTACACTTCCGACTTTCAGTTCGCTGTTATCCAAACTCCTCAAATAATAAAAAGCGGAAAGCATGTCTTGAACTCCTTTCACGGAATTCAATGTTCGTGAGGTGTTTTTTTCTTTATCGGTTAGAATCAGCGTTTGATTATTGTGGTTAAAAACGGTCTCAAAATGTTGGGTATAAGTTCCTTCCTTTACATTTCGCACGTAGAAACTCGGTAAACCTGTATTGTAATTAATAAAACTTTCATATACATCTTCCACCTTGAAAAAAGCTCGAACCGCACCGGTTGTTTTTCCTACACCTTTTACGTAAAAATGTGGCTGCCCTAGGTAAGTGGTTTTCAAAGTTGTCAAAGTCGCTGTTCCCGCATTAAGAATTCCGTAATGAATTCGGTAATTCAGTGTTTCACCAGATTGAATGTTATCAAACTTTTGCGGGAATGCAAATGCAAAGAGAAGAACTGTTAATACACTAAAAAATTTTTTCATGGTGACTATTTTGCAAAAATTTTGCCACAAATATAATACATTGGTTTCAGTCGTTTTATATATGAGATTTGTCAGTGTTATGTAATCCGCTGTTCTTTTATTTTTCTTAAATTTGCGAATCTAATTTTTCTAAATATTTCATTAATGATTACCACAGATTTATTAATCATAGGAGCAGGACCAACAGGACTTTTTGCCGTATTTGAGGCAGGTTTGCTAAAGATGAAATGTCACCTAATCGATGCGCTTCCGCAACCAGGAGGACAATTGACGGAGCTTTATCCCAAAAAACCTATTTTCGATATTCCGGGCTATCCTTCCATCAATGCTGGTGAATTGGTAGATAATTTAATGGAGCAGATTAAACAGTTTCAGCCAGGATTTACTTTGGCGGAAACAGCACAAACTTTAACGAAATTAGAAGACGGAACTTTTGAAGTCGTTACCAATAAAGGAACTGTTCACAGAGCTAAAGCTGTTGCAATTGCAGGCGGTTTGGGAACTTTTGAACCTCGAAAACCAACCATCGAAAATATTGCCGATTACGAAGAAAATGGAGTTGAATATTTCATCAAAGATCCTGAACATTTCCGTGGAAAAAAAGTGGTAATTGCAGGTGGAGGAGATTCTGCTTTGGATTGGAGTATTTTTTTGGCGAATGTAGCCCATGAAGTTACTTTAATCCACAGAAGAAACGAATTCCGCGGTGCTTTGGATTCGGTGGAGAAAGTGCAACATTTAAAAAATCAAGGAAAAATCAATTTGATTACTCCTGCAGAAGTTGTTGGAATTAAAGGTGACGGTCACGTTT
Encoded proteins:
- a CDS encoding NAD(P)/FAD-dependent oxidoreductase, giving the protein MITTDLLIIGAGPTGLFAVFEAGLLKMKCHLIDALPQPGGQLTELYPKKPIFDIPGYPSINAGELVDNLMEQIKQFQPGFTLAETAQTLTKLEDGTFEVVTNKGTVHRAKAVAIAGGLGTFEPRKPTIENIADYEENGVEYFIKDPEHFRGKKVVIAGGGDSALDWSIFLANVAHEVTLIHRRNEFRGALDSVEKVQHLKNQGKINLITPAEVVGIKGDGHVSAITVEKEGETFDVETDYFVPLFGLTPKLGDIANWGLEIEKNAIVVNNALDYQTNIPGVYAIGDVNTYPGKLKLILCGFHEATLMCQSVYNMLNPGKKYVLKYTTVSGVDGFDGSRKEAEKAVVMKID
- a CDS encoding AMP-dependent synthetase/ligase, which encodes MSIKRLFDFAHNALEKYPQDDMFVTKYHGNWQKTSTKEYINLGNKVSRGLLKLGIKPGDKIALITTATRTEWAVMDLGISQIGAVSVPVYPTISPEDYDFIFNNAEVKYCFVSDLELLDRVLKIKGNVTSLQGIFTFDQVDGAANWKEIIDLGEDEATQVEVDDLSKSINSEDLATIIYTSGTTGKPKGVMLTHQNIVANVLASDPRIPRVKGMDYKDIKVLSFLPICHIFERMLFYLYQYNGYTVYFAESIEKMGDNIKEVQPHIMSVVPRLIEKVYDKIYDKGTSAGGLKSRIFLWALGVNKAKNSIGKPSGLKEMIADKLVFSKWREGLGGNIITLVSGSAALAPRLNKMFQNAGIPILEGYGLTETSPVISVNSFGKIKIGTVGHVLENLDVKIQEDGEITVKGPSVFKGYFKNEEMTKEVFTEEGYFKTGDIGHIDEEGYLHITDRKKEMFKTSGGKYIAPQVIENQAKASKFIEQIMVVGDGEKMPCAFIQPDFNFVQHWAERKGYNIGKTPEEIVKSTELKERIGKEIDYLNTKLGSWEQIKKFELTPEVWSIELGQLTPTLKLKRKAVKERYIKLYNKMYGHDN
- a CDS encoding TolC family protein, yielding MKKFKYLFLLYCFSMNAQTLTLQQCYQLARGNYPLIKRNDLLAKSKDYTVENASKAWLPQINILGQATYQSDVTQLPIKLPNATVEPLSKDQYKFFADVNQTIFDGGMISNQKKIAELQSQTEIQKNEVELEKLKDRINQLFFGIIQTDEQINQLDLSKSDLQNGLKKAEAQLKYGTILRSNVDVLKAQLINIEQQQIELKSLKSNFIKMLSFFTNKNLDEDTQLEKPEKLLLTNENNRPELKLFDLQKQLSESQKSLIKSKNLPKLGAFLQAGYGKPGLNMLKNEFDTFFIGGIKLNIPISGFYTKSNELALIDNQQQDIDIQKENFLFNQKFSMIQNSNDLEKIQKLIDKDIEIISLRESIKKASLAQLENGVINTNDYLREVNAEEQAKISKIKHEIQYLLTQYNLKTQLGN
- a CDS encoding TetR/AcrR family transcriptional regulator translates to MSENEISTEDKILLAASKVFTEKGFAGARTRDIADEAGINLALLNYYFRSKEKLFDQVMKVKIVLLFGKIIPIISNEKTTIEEKIDLASEKYFEILSKNPNLPLFVISEIQKKNSDIKSILPVEKILMNSVIIQQIKEKNPGLNPFHFLLNFLGMTVFPFLARPVFQNFHIMNDDEFQKFVEERKTLVPQWIKLILNS
- a CDS encoding DUF3108 domain-containing protein produces the protein MKKFFSVLTVLLFAFAFPQKFDNIQSGETLNYRIHYGILNAGTATLTTLKTTYLGQPHFYVKGVGKTTGAVRAFFKVEDVYESFINYNTGLPSFYVRNVKEGTYTQHFETVFNHNNQTLILTDKEKNTSRTLNSVKGVQDMLSAFYYLRSLDNSELKVGSVKKLNVWIDDEMFPFQLRVVGSENISTKFGKINALKIVPQVISGRVFKDKEGVTLWVSNDRNYVPLLIQAQLAVGSLKASIDSYKNVKYPLNFTK
- a CDS encoding acyl-CoA dehydrogenase: MDFNLSEEQLMIQQAARDFAQTELLPGVIERDNEQKFPYEQVKKMGELGFLGMMVDPKYGGAGMDSVSYVLAMEEIAKVDASAAVVMSVNNSLVCAGLEKFCNEEQKMKYLYPLASGEVIGAFALSEPEAGSDATSQKTTAEDKGDYYLLNGIKNWITNGGNATYYIVIAQTDPEKKHKGINAFIVEKGWEGFEIGPKEDKLGIRGSDTHSLIFNNVKVPKENRIGEDGFGFNFAMAVLNGGRIGIASQALGIASGAYELALKYAKTRKAFRTEIINHQAIAFKLADMATQITAARMLCYKAAVEKDEGKDISESGAMAKLYSSQVAMDTTIEAVQIHGGYGYVKEYHVERMMRDAKITQIYEGTSEIQKIVISRSIAK